One Mercenaria mercenaria strain notata chromosome 12, MADL_Memer_1, whole genome shotgun sequence DNA segment encodes these proteins:
- the LOC128547132 gene encoding uncharacterized protein LOC128547132, with product MLRLLQMAHKEITKEMAGEDRNVVLEAEQNEESRMDIMFDRLMLMELRENVNKLDTKAFAELRSYNDPPRIEHDILMAVKAISDFEETEQGLFDDWQQMKGVSFRHLEGK from the exons ATGTTGCGTCTGCTGCAAATGGCACACAAAGAAATAACCAAAGAAATGGCAGGAGAGGATAGAAATGTTGTCCTAG AGGCAGAACAAAATGAGGAATCAAGAATGGATATTATGTTTGACCGTCTCATGTTGATGGAATTGAGAGAAAATGTCAACAAACTTGACACAAAGGCCTTTGCTGAGCTTCGTAGCTACAATGACCCACCAAGAATTGAACATGATATACTCATGGCAGTCAAAGCTATATCTGACTTTGAGGAAACGGAACAAGGGCTTTTTGATGACTGGCAGCAAATGAAAGGGGTAAGTTTTAGACATTTGGAGGGAAAATAA